In the Armatimonas rosea genome, one interval contains:
- a CDS encoding low molecular weight protein-tyrosine-phosphatase, whose product MPRVLFICLGNICRSPMAEALFRHKVALAGLAHQLTCDSAGTGGWHAGEPPHRGTQQILHQHGIDFSGIRARQLTGADLGEFDYLLTMDHDNLRDVQRLGVPTGILRPILEFAPDLGYDEVPDPWYDGNFALTYQLLDRACDGLLAALCP is encoded by the coding sequence ATGCCCCGTGTCCTGTTTATCTGCCTCGGCAATATCTGCCGCTCCCCCATGGCCGAGGCACTCTTTCGCCATAAAGTAGCGCTCGCAGGGCTCGCCCACCAGCTCACGTGCGACTCCGCAGGGACCGGGGGCTGGCACGCCGGCGAGCCGCCACACCGGGGGACACAGCAGATTCTTCACCAGCACGGGATTGACTTCTCCGGCATCCGTGCCCGCCAGCTCACCGGCGCAGACTTGGGGGAGTTTGACTACCTCCTCACGATGGACCACGACAATCTCCGCGATGTCCAGCGTCTTGGGGTGCCCACCGGTATCCTGCGCCCCATCCTGGAGTTCGCCCCTGACCTCGGCTACGACGAAGTCCCCGACCCGTGGTACGACGGCAACTTCGCCCTGACCTACCAGCTCCTCGACCGTGCGTGTGATGGGCTCCTTGCGGCGCTCTGTCCGTAG
- a CDS encoding helix-turn-helix domain-containing protein → MNRIAYSVEEAAQLCGVSEENIREMIRAGKLLAQPMGATERGHLRIGAVELERFFLGMPRPSQTALGIGSVTVATAPATVATEHKTVSTPVRSRRSPSGRVGADREEIRYE, encoded by the coding sequence GTGAACCGAATCGCTTATAGCGTGGAGGAAGCTGCGCAGCTCTGTGGTGTCTCCGAGGAGAACATTCGGGAGATGATCCGTGCCGGCAAGCTCCTTGCCCAGCCCATGGGGGCCACGGAGCGCGGTCACCTGCGGATCGGTGCCGTCGAGCTGGAGCGCTTCTTTCTGGGGATGCCGAGGCCCTCTCAAACTGCTTTAGGCATCGGCTCCGTCACTGTCGCCACTGCTCCGGCTACTGTAGCAACTGAGCACAAAACTGTATCAACCCCGGTGCGTTCCCGTCGGTCTCCATCGGGCCGTGTCGGTGCAGATCGTGAGGAAATCCGCTATGAGTAG
- a CDS encoding DUF7694 domain-containing protein, translating to MAFKVPEAKRVTFHPAFGPMDISMGNNGVFELYHKATGRTLYCIASDGLGWEHVSVSVKGSSQTPAWADMNFVKDQFWGEEDAVMQLHPPKGDWINNHASCLHLWRPYFLEIPLPPSAMVGVKGIEPEDVERIGARKLREIASQELTGVTL from the coding sequence ATGGCCTTCAAAGTCCCTGAAGCCAAGCGCGTGACCTTCCATCCGGCCTTTGGACCAATGGATATCAGCATGGGCAATAACGGTGTCTTCGAGCTCTACCACAAGGCCACCGGGCGGACGCTCTACTGCATCGCCTCGGATGGTCTTGGCTGGGAGCACGTCTCCGTATCGGTCAAGGGAAGCTCTCAGACTCCCGCGTGGGCCGACATGAACTTCGTCAAAGACCAGTTCTGGGGCGAGGAGGATGCCGTGATGCAGCTGCACCCTCCGAAGGGCGACTGGATCAACAATCACGCCTCCTGCCTGCACCTCTGGCGTCCTTACTTTCTGGAGATTCCCTTGCCACCCTCGGCCATGGTCGGGGTGAAGGGCATCGAGCCTGAAGACGTTGAGCGGATCGGAGCGCGCAAGCTCCGCGAGATCGCGAGCCAAGAGCTGACTGGAGTGACGCTATGA
- the greA gene encoding transcription elongation factor GreA, which yields MAEEIVLTPSGKKKIEDELEHLRSVEMPALAVRIREARDLGDLSENFDYQDAKRQQGFIGGRIADLQAMLERAMIVPESVPGSGIVGMGSKVSVRDTEFDDEFTYTLVGSYEADPINDLISVASPVGAALMGKKVGETVTVATPGGSMTLEILSVE from the coding sequence ATGGCAGAAGAAATCGTCCTGACCCCCTCAGGCAAGAAGAAAATTGAAGACGAGCTAGAGCACCTCCGCAGCGTCGAGATGCCCGCGCTTGCCGTGCGTATCCGTGAGGCACGGGACCTCGGGGACCTCTCCGAGAACTTTGACTACCAAGACGCCAAGCGCCAGCAGGGCTTTATCGGCGGCCGGATCGCCGACCTCCAGGCCATGCTAGAGCGCGCCATGATCGTCCCCGAGAGCGTCCCCGGCAGTGGTATCGTCGGAATGGGCTCCAAGGTCAGCGTCCGTGACACCGAGTTCGACGATGAGTTCACCTACACGCTCGTGGGCTCCTACGAGGCCGATCCGATCAACGACCTGATCTCGGTCGCCTCGCCCGTGGGGGCCGCGCTCATGGGAAAGAAAGTGGGCGAGACCGTCACGGTCGCTACCCCCGGCGGCTCGATGACCCTCGAGATTCTCTCGGTCGAGTAG
- a CDS encoding LysR family transcriptional regulator — MDRIENLSLRDLRLLVTLAERRHFARTAEEFGLSQATLSATVKKIEAAFGKPLFTRSSRSVSLTPEGESVVRQALVVLDESTLLAQTFQDASAPLCGRFRLGAFPTLAPYLFPLILPSLLASYANLQLVLTEALTDDLLRLLRARQLDAALLALPQDEGDLAVYPLFREPFWLGVAHEHPLAQHAQLRVEDVPLDELLLLEPGHCLRDQVLAACGTGFLSHKRIVHAAGLETQRALVAARLGCAILPALATRRPDSSIRAIPFAPPTPGRTIALVTRKTNQDDRDSQSLVAFLRRLPSLELLLESVPPTERGRPEALA, encoded by the coding sequence ATGGATCGGATCGAGAACCTCTCCCTGCGCGACCTGCGCCTGCTGGTCACCCTAGCCGAGCGCCGGCACTTTGCCCGCACTGCGGAGGAGTTTGGCCTGAGCCAGGCGACTCTCTCCGCGACCGTGAAGAAGATCGAGGCCGCCTTTGGCAAGCCACTCTTCACCCGCTCCAGCCGCAGTGTCTCCCTCACCCCGGAGGGCGAGAGTGTCGTGCGGCAAGCGCTGGTGGTCCTGGACGAGTCCACCCTCCTCGCCCAGACCTTCCAGGACGCCAGCGCGCCCCTCTGTGGCCGCTTCCGCCTCGGGGCTTTCCCGACCCTGGCTCCCTACCTCTTCCCTCTGATCCTGCCGAGCCTGCTCGCCTCCTACGCCAACCTCCAGCTCGTTCTCACCGAGGCCCTCACCGACGACCTCCTGCGCCTGCTCCGTGCCCGCCAGCTCGATGCGGCCCTGCTGGCACTCCCTCAAGACGAAGGCGACCTGGCGGTCTATCCACTCTTTCGCGAGCCGTTCTGGCTCGGGGTGGCGCACGAGCACCCGCTGGCCCAGCATGCACAGCTCAGAGTCGAGGATGTCCCGCTCGACGAGCTTCTCCTCCTCGAGCCAGGGCACTGCCTGCGCGACCAGGTGCTCGCCGCCTGCGGCACGGGCTTTCTCTCCCACAAGCGCATTGTCCACGCCGCGGGGCTAGAGACCCAGCGCGCCCTAGTCGCCGCGCGCCTTGGCTGTGCGATCCTGCCCGCCCTCGCCACCCGCCGCCCAGACTCCAGCATCCGCGCAATCCCCTTCGCCCCGCCCACCCCCGGTCGCACGATCGCGCTCGTGACCCGCAAGACCAACCAAGACGACCGCGACTCCCAGAGCCTAGTCGCCTTCCTCCGCCGCCTCCCCTCCCTGGAACTGCTCCTGGAGAGCGTCCCCCCCACCGAGCGTGGGCGTCCAGAAGCCCTCGCCTAA
- a CDS encoding DUF1643 domain-containing protein, translated as MNTLATLSECGTFRYDLTREWTRGLYDDDRGVLLIMLNPSTADATKDDPTIRRAIGFAKAWKCCSLTVVNLFAYRATDPKDLLARIESGEDAVGKENDQHIIAALERAESRGDYIVAAWGANGSHKLIKPRRDAVLRMLPVADTCCLETCASGDPKHPLYCKGWLVPVQYEFPRSAWEASNA; from the coding sequence GTGAACACGCTTGCGACCCTTTCAGAGTGCGGAACCTTCCGCTATGACCTGACCCGTGAGTGGACACGCGGGCTCTACGACGACGACCGCGGGGTTCTTCTCATCATGCTGAACCCCAGCACAGCAGACGCGACCAAAGACGACCCGACGATTCGGCGAGCGATTGGTTTTGCGAAGGCGTGGAAGTGCTGCTCGCTGACCGTCGTGAACCTCTTTGCCTATCGCGCCACCGACCCCAAAGACCTGCTTGCCAGGATTGAGTCAGGGGAGGACGCAGTAGGCAAAGAGAACGACCAGCACATCATTGCCGCGCTGGAGAGAGCCGAGAGCCGAGGGGACTATATCGTCGCCGCGTGGGGGGCGAACGGCTCCCACAAGCTAATCAAGCCCCGGCGCGATGCTGTCCTCAGAATGCTCCCCGTGGCCGACACGTGCTGCCTGGAGACCTGTGCGAGCGGCGACCCGAAGCACCCACTGTACTGCAAGGGCTGGCTAGTTCCGGTTCAGTACGAGTTCCCGCGAAGCGCATGGGAGGCCAGCAATGCCTGA
- the katG gene encoding catalase/peroxidase HPI: MNETNPNPEPTSQDESPLVSNRRTFLAALGCSLASGAVASSAAAFPGIPSDLLSTEPAPTPSTAGKCPFHAEAAAPQSVAGRGMRNQDWWPDQLKLNILRQHSSLSNPMDSTFDYAAEFKKLDLKAVKKDIFALMTSSQDWWPADYGHYGPFFIRMAWHSAGTYRTTDGRGGAGAGMQRFAPLNSWPDNANLDKARLLLWPIKKKYGKKLSWADLMILAGNCALESAGLKTFGFAGGREDVWEPQEDVYWGAETEWLGDKRYTGDRQLENPLGAVQMGLIYVNPQGPNGNPDPLASARDIRETFARMAMNDEETVALIAGGHTLGKAHGAADPGKYVGREPAAASIEEQGLGWTNTYGKGCGGDTITSGLEGAWTSTPTKWSNQYFENLFKYEWELTTSPAGAKQWKPKGSAAAGTVPDAHDPSKSHAPMMLTSDLALRFDPVYEKISRRFLSDPAAFNDAFARAWFKLTHRDMGPIARYLGPEVPKEVLSWQDPLPAATYKKIDSKDITALKGKILGSGLSVSELVATAWASAASFRGSDKRGGANGARIRLAPQRNWEANQPAQLAKVLSTLEGIQKVFNASQTGGKQVSLADLIVLGGCAAVEKAAKAAGHSVKVPFTPGRVDATAEQTDAASFASLEPTADGFRNYLKAGHPIKAEDLLIDKAQLLTLTAPELTVLVGGLRVLKAGHGNHGVFTKRPEALTNDFFVNLLDLETTWKPTSDAKDTFEGRDRKTGQTKWTGTRVDLIFGSNSELRALAEVYASDDAQEKFVKDFVGAWTKVMNLDRFDLA; the protein is encoded by the coding sequence ATGAACGAGACCAATCCAAACCCTGAGCCCACCTCCCAAGACGAGAGCCCCCTGGTGAGCAACCGCCGGACATTCCTGGCCGCGCTGGGCTGCTCGCTTGCATCGGGGGCCGTTGCCTCCAGCGCCGCCGCCTTCCCCGGCATCCCATCTGATCTCCTCAGCACCGAGCCCGCGCCAACACCGAGCACGGCGGGCAAGTGCCCCTTCCATGCCGAGGCCGCCGCGCCCCAGTCCGTCGCCGGGCGTGGGATGCGCAACCAGGACTGGTGGCCCGATCAGCTCAAGCTCAATATCCTGCGCCAGCACTCGTCGCTCTCCAACCCCATGGACTCGACATTTGACTACGCAGCAGAGTTCAAGAAGCTGGACCTGAAGGCCGTCAAGAAGGACATCTTTGCCCTGATGACCTCGTCGCAGGACTGGTGGCCCGCCGACTACGGCCACTACGGCCCCTTCTTCATCCGCATGGCCTGGCACAGCGCAGGAACCTACCGCACCACCGATGGCCGCGGCGGGGCGGGAGCCGGGATGCAGCGCTTCGCCCCCCTCAATAGCTGGCCCGACAACGCCAACCTCGACAAGGCGCGCCTGCTCCTCTGGCCCATCAAGAAGAAGTACGGCAAGAAGCTCTCTTGGGCCGACCTGATGATCCTGGCGGGCAACTGCGCGCTGGAGTCGGCGGGGCTCAAGACCTTTGGGTTCGCCGGCGGCCGTGAGGATGTCTGGGAGCCACAGGAGGATGTCTACTGGGGCGCGGAGACCGAGTGGCTGGGCGACAAGCGCTACACCGGCGACCGCCAGCTAGAGAACCCGCTGGGGGCGGTGCAGATGGGGCTGATCTATGTCAACCCACAGGGCCCCAACGGCAACCCCGATCCTCTGGCGTCGGCCCGGGATATCCGTGAGACCTTCGCCCGCATGGCGATGAACGACGAAGAGACGGTCGCGCTGATCGCCGGGGGCCACACGCTGGGCAAGGCGCACGGCGCGGCAGACCCGGGCAAGTATGTTGGACGGGAGCCTGCGGCGGCCAGTATTGAGGAGCAGGGGCTTGGCTGGACCAACACCTACGGCAAGGGCTGCGGCGGCGATACGATCACCAGTGGCCTAGAGGGTGCCTGGACCTCGACTCCCACCAAGTGGAGCAACCAGTACTTTGAGAATCTGTTCAAGTACGAGTGGGAGCTGACCACCAGCCCTGCCGGTGCCAAGCAGTGGAAGCCCAAGGGCAGCGCCGCCGCGGGAACCGTCCCCGATGCCCATGATCCGTCGAAGAGCCACGCCCCGATGATGCTCACCAGCGACCTCGCCCTGCGCTTCGACCCGGTCTACGAGAAGATCTCGCGCCGCTTCCTGAGCGACCCGGCGGCCTTCAACGATGCCTTTGCCCGTGCTTGGTTCAAGCTGACCCACCGCGACATGGGCCCGATCGCCCGCTACCTCGGCCCCGAGGTTCCCAAGGAGGTTCTGAGCTGGCAAGACCCGCTCCCGGCGGCCACCTACAAGAAGATCGACAGCAAGGATATCACCGCACTCAAGGGCAAGATCCTCGGCTCCGGTCTGAGCGTCTCCGAGCTCGTGGCGACCGCCTGGGCCTCGGCCGCTAGCTTCCGCGGCTCCGACAAGCGTGGTGGTGCCAACGGTGCCCGCATCCGGCTCGCCCCGCAGAGGAACTGGGAGGCCAACCAGCCCGCCCAGCTCGCGAAGGTTCTCTCCACCCTGGAGGGTATCCAGAAGGTGTTCAACGCGTCGCAGACCGGAGGTAAGCAGGTCTCCCTCGCCGATCTGATCGTCTTGGGCGGCTGCGCCGCCGTCGAGAAGGCAGCCAAGGCCGCCGGGCACAGCGTCAAGGTTCCCTTCACCCCGGGCCGTGTCGATGCCACCGCCGAGCAGACCGATGCCGCATCGTTTGCTTCCCTGGAGCCAACCGCCGATGGCTTCCGCAACTACCTGAAGGCGGGACATCCCATCAAGGCGGAGGACCTCCTGATCGACAAGGCGCAGCTTCTGACGCTCACGGCCCCCGAGCTGACCGTTCTGGTCGGTGGTCTACGTGTCCTCAAGGCGGGTCATGGCAACCACGGGGTATTCACCAAGCGCCCCGAGGCCCTAACCAACGACTTCTTCGTGAATCTTCTCGATCTCGAGACCACGTGGAAGCCGACCTCGGACGCCAAGGATACCTTTGAAGGCCGCGACCGCAAGACCGGCCAGACCAAGTGGACCGGGACCCGCGTGGACCTGATCTTCGGCTCCAACTCCGAGCTGCGCGCCCTCGCCGAGGTCTACGCCAGCGACGATGCCCAGGAGAAGTTTGTCAAGGACTTTGTCGGGGCCTGGACCAAGGTGATGAACCTAGACCGCTTCGACCTGGCCTAA
- a CDS encoding C13 family peptidase, with the protein MKRKTLLGLSLASVLTLWAGASLSQINRLDPQLSPQLRPVSLSKFVQAGKLSELRLAQQDKFETLTDLDGKLFAGAPRTVAALGEKGEVLRRYNVGIEKLSISKHTADQLVLGDGARKILIGLNIASGQTTELLRLDAVTDPNAGQEPESALLKSGELTAVASNGKEVFVAMEAGFSSAIFKIDLATKRIVSRGWAPGAEMSAMAFFQSGLYVLTGNGSQVARYTDTVEKTHDKIELPQAGARGLALRDGELNVLTDSVSRISKYQIDKALTNLNTTRLNVDVIRRVDVRIPKIDWSKYLVKHYAVLICGDLAENFAGECFWNDTVWMYKTLLDNGYKPENIFVLYGDGADYASANPKYRHPSTVTDFPASPTWVNKVLDGLKNGDAANSLPKLDSNDTLFVWTFDHGGGGMNATLNLRGGAITDTDFANKLNAISYASRAIFMQQCRSGGFIDNLQNSKTFIATACRFDENARPADTEFETVAGRQYSHGEFNYHITTALGRVTPTGSAINADTNGDGKISVREMAEWNRTHENLPENPQTNDGGPGVSFIFPK; encoded by the coding sequence ATGAAACGAAAGACTCTTCTGGGGCTCTCACTGGCGAGTGTCCTGACCCTCTGGGCCGGTGCCAGCCTCTCACAGATCAACCGGCTCGACCCGCAGCTCTCTCCTCAGCTCCGTCCTGTCAGCCTCTCGAAGTTTGTACAGGCCGGGAAGCTAAGCGAGCTTCGCCTCGCACAACAAGATAAGTTTGAGACGCTGACAGACCTCGATGGGAAGCTCTTTGCTGGCGCGCCGCGGACGGTAGCCGCACTTGGGGAGAAAGGCGAGGTGCTACGTCGCTACAACGTCGGGATTGAAAAGCTCTCGATCTCCAAGCACACCGCCGATCAGCTTGTTCTGGGCGATGGCGCGCGCAAGATCCTCATCGGGCTCAATATCGCCAGCGGCCAGACCACGGAGCTCCTACGCCTCGATGCGGTCACCGATCCCAATGCGGGCCAGGAACCCGAGAGTGCACTGCTCAAGTCCGGCGAGCTCACCGCGGTGGCCTCCAATGGCAAGGAGGTTTTTGTGGCGATGGAGGCGGGCTTCTCCAGTGCGATCTTCAAGATTGACCTGGCTACCAAGCGCATCGTCAGCCGTGGCTGGGCACCAGGCGCGGAGATGAGCGCCATGGCGTTTTTTCAGAGCGGGCTCTATGTCCTCACCGGCAATGGCTCGCAGGTCGCCCGCTACACCGACACGGTGGAGAAAACCCACGATAAGATCGAGCTACCTCAGGCGGGGGCTAGAGGTCTCGCGCTCCGCGATGGGGAGCTCAATGTCCTCACCGACAGTGTGAGCCGCATCAGCAAGTATCAGATCGACAAAGCCCTCACGAATCTCAACACCACGCGCCTCAATGTGGATGTCATTCGCCGGGTCGATGTCCGAATTCCCAAGATCGACTGGAGCAAGTACCTCGTCAAACACTACGCCGTGCTCATCTGTGGCGATCTGGCGGAGAACTTTGCGGGCGAGTGCTTCTGGAACGACACCGTTTGGATGTACAAGACCCTGCTGGACAATGGCTATAAGCCTGAGAACATCTTCGTGCTCTACGGCGATGGTGCCGACTATGCCTCAGCCAATCCCAAGTACCGCCACCCTAGCACTGTCACCGACTTTCCCGCCAGCCCCACATGGGTAAATAAGGTCCTCGATGGGCTGAAGAATGGCGATGCCGCCAATAGCCTCCCCAAGCTCGATAGCAACGACACGCTCTTTGTCTGGACCTTTGACCACGGCGGCGGTGGAATGAACGCCACCCTCAACCTGCGGGGCGGCGCGATCACCGACACCGACTTTGCCAACAAGCTCAACGCCATCTCCTACGCCTCCCGCGCGATCTTTATGCAGCAGTGCCGAAGTGGCGGCTTTATCGACAACCTGCAAAACAGTAAGACCTTTATTGCCACAGCGTGCCGCTTCGACGAAAACGCGCGTCCCGCCGACACCGAGTTTGAGACTGTCGCGGGACGGCAGTATAGCCACGGGGAGTTTAACTATCACATCACCACGGCTCTCGGCCGTGTCACTCCCACCGGTAGTGCCATCAACGCCGATACCAATGGCGATGGAAAGATCTCGGTCCGCGAGATGGCAGAGTGGAACCGCACCCACGAAAATCTCCCCGAGAATCCTCAAACCAACGATGGCGGTCCCGGAGTCAGCTTTATTTTCCCCAAGTAA
- a CDS encoding non-reducing end alpha-L-arabinofuranosidase family hydrolase, translating to MYPDDSFTTGRFSWQVSAPLLGPERGGADPQVAVKDPTLVFDQGFWNLYATVRFASGRVDIVGSRFKTWADAATAPRHVLALHDKYYCAPQLFFYTPQKRWFLIYQLADDSRTPPFQPCYSTTTDLSDLKSWSKPQPLMANPPAKPKWLDFWVICDTTHAHLFWTSLDGKLWRAQTEHQHFPGGVWSAPTLALQADIFEASHTYKLKGRSPYLTIVEAQGKGRRYFKAYLADTLTGPWKPLADSWEKPFAGLTNCPSPWTTNISHGELLRSRNDETLEIDPQNLQFLFQGASDTEYRTAYGKIPWKLGLLTVKP from the coding sequence ATGTACCCCGACGACAGCTTCACCACAGGGCGGTTTTCCTGGCAGGTCTCCGCCCCTCTTCTTGGGCCAGAGCGGGGTGGAGCCGATCCCCAAGTTGCCGTGAAGGACCCGACCCTTGTCTTTGACCAGGGATTCTGGAACCTCTACGCGACGGTCCGGTTTGCATCGGGGCGGGTGGATATTGTCGGGAGCCGCTTCAAGACCTGGGCCGATGCCGCCACGGCACCGCGCCATGTCCTTGCGCTCCACGATAAGTACTACTGCGCGCCCCAGCTCTTTTTTTACACGCCCCAGAAGCGCTGGTTTCTGATCTACCAGCTCGCCGACGACTCCCGAACCCCGCCCTTCCAGCCCTGCTACTCCACGACAACCGACCTGAGCGATCTGAAGAGCTGGAGCAAGCCACAGCCCCTGATGGCAAATCCCCCCGCCAAGCCCAAGTGGCTCGACTTCTGGGTGATCTGCGACACCACCCACGCCCACCTCTTCTGGACCTCCCTCGACGGCAAGCTCTGGCGCGCCCAGACCGAGCACCAGCACTTCCCGGGTGGCGTCTGGTCGGCGCCCACCCTCGCGCTCCAAGCCGATATCTTCGAGGCCTCCCACACCTACAAGCTCAAGGGACGCTCTCCGTACCTCACGATCGTGGAGGCCCAAGGCAAGGGGCGCCGCTACTTCAAAGCCTACCTCGCCGACACCCTCACGGGTCCTTGGAAGCCCCTCGCCGATAGCTGGGAGAAGCCCTTCGCCGGCCTCACCAACTGCCCGTCGCCCTGGACAACCAATATTAGCCACGGCGAGCTGCTCCGCTCCCGCAACGACGAAACCCTGGAGATAGACCCTCAAAACCTCCAGTTTCTCTTCCAAGGTGCCAGCGACACCGAGTACCGAACCGCCTACGGAAAAATCCCCTGGAAGCTCGGCCTGCTCACGGTAAAGCCATGA